In Necator americanus strain Aroian chromosome IV, whole genome shotgun sequence, the following proteins share a genomic window:
- a CDS encoding hypothetical protein (NECATOR_CHRIV.G14091.T1): MERNICYRQRRRKEVVYDDCVLENSLSQGDWHIEEDPNVNYEMLLRGLRVCVERASKPRTTNLDRILKTTKELLEEGL, translated from the coding sequence atggaaaggaacatctgctatcgacaacgaaggagaaaagaagtcgtctacgacgattgcgtacttgAGAACTctttgtcccaaggtgactggcacatcgaggaggacccaaacgtgaactacgagatgctgctcagaggattacgagtcTGTgttgagcgtgcctcgaagccgcgcacgacaaacttggatcgaattttaaagaccaccaaggaattgttggaagaagggctttga
- a CDS encoding hypothetical protein (NECATOR_CHRIV.G14092.T1), with amino-acid sequence MEIITERSYSNPCRSSTPVSSPIIPSGETAPRILRSEVRVAIKSMKPGTAPGPDFISADFLRAGGHLLHVVLAAHMTSYLQRERIPDQWKTSRTFLIHKKGDREDLQNYRPICLLSVLYKVFTKIILTRISRTLDEAQLKNKLGSARGSAAWTTSRPCRGEYRLPFVLTFVDYEKAFDSVEMNTILSLVD; translated from the coding sequence atggaaatcattacggagaggtccTACTCGAACCCTtgccgttcatcaactcctgtgtcaagcccgattaTCCCCAGTGGTGAAACtgcaccacggattctccgttcggaagtacgagtcgctatcaagagcatgaaacctggcacagcccccggacctgattttatatcagcagactttcttcgggctggtggccatctgCTTCATGTagtcttagcagcgcacatgacatcctaccttcagagagaaaggatcccagaccagtggaagacctcgcgaacctttcttattcataagaagggtgaccgagaggaccttcagaactaccgtccgatatgcttgctgagcgtgttatacaaagtattcaccaagatcatcctcacgcgcatatctaggacgctggatgaagctcagctcaagaacaagctgggttccgccaggggttcagctgcttggaccacatccagaccgtgtcgaggggaataccgcctgccctttgttctaaccttcgtcgactatgagaaagcctttgacagcgtagaaatgAATACAATACTGTCGCTGGTCGAttaa
- a CDS encoding hypothetical protein (NECATOR_CHRIV.G14087.T1), protein MSCFAKVNKHPWIVALSLLFALESVTPIVLKCSHLKLMKTTTLRPYVSTTTVRFPSTPRLPVVCAALFPISNVCDFEKPYTLPDFHDYYPIIQIDVQNNFTCLKYVGGYAWKTPFLCVCSGMSCVYEGELLKALSNIEQKTVYGTTTDESYVRELGQCIIDRIKKRRETHTTTEDFQNEDSEVDASHPLLSWYTRVIESDDDDDDEYCSRDESVDIVLLAAFLYITVVVGLYICFSACRRRKCRPVAKDDH, encoded by the exons atgtcatgtttCGCGAAGGTTAACAA GCATCCCTGGATAGTCGcattatcattgttatttgCTCTTGAAAGTGTGACTCCTATTGTTCTAAAATGTTCACATCTAAAATTGATGAAGACAACGACTTTAAGACCATATGTCTCAACGACAACAGTGAGATTT CCATCCACTCCAAGACTACCTGTTGTATGTGCAGCCTTGTTTCCAATATCTAATGTATGTGATTTCGAGAAACCGTATACACTCCCAGATTTTCATGACTATTATCCGATTATCCAGATAGATGTTCAG aataattttaCGTGTTTGAAATATGTAGGTGGTTACGCTTGGAAAACTCCTTTTCTATGTGTTTGTTCCGGCATGAGCTGTGTATACGAAGGAGAATTGCTG AAAGCTCTCAGTAATATTGAACAGAAAACCGTATACGGGACTACAACAGATGAATCTTATGTGCGCGAACTAGGACAGTGCATAATagatagaattaaaaaaagaagggagacTCACACCACTACAGAGGACTTTCAAAATGAGGATTCGGAGGTGGATG CTTCTCATCCGCTTCTCTCCTGGTACACTAGAGTTATAGAaagtgatgatgatgatgatgatgaataTTGTTCAAG AGATGAAAGTGTCGACATTGTTTTACTGGCAGCGTTTCTCTACATTACGGTGGTTGTTGGTTTATACATATGTTTCTCAGCGTGCCGCCGCCGGAAGTGTAGGCCTGTGGCGAAGGACGATCACTGA
- a CDS encoding hypothetical protein (NECATOR_CHRIV.G14093.T1) has translation MENDLKEELNRRMRAAWATFAALREATDQLTDRDLRAHLFDSTVLPALCYAAEIALERCLLKFNLCTQHLAGLRSSDLRGMSRLRDPAEYVSEAKQRWAGHIMRRIDDRWSKRTLEWIPRDAKRPRWRPPTKWGDVFATRMDQLRAELDTVQGARQCQSRNLRTSWMTMARERNEWKRCWGPHVQ, from the exons atggaaaacgacttgaaggaagaactgaatagaagaatgagagcagcatgggcaacATTCGCAGCCCTCAgagaagctacggaccaactgacggaccgtGATCTTCGTGcacatctgttcgactcgacagttcttccagcgctctgttacgcagcggagat agcccttgagagatgtcttctgaagtttaacctgTGCACACAACACCtggccggtcttcgcagctccgatttaagaggaatgtcccgtcttcgcgacccagcggaatatgtatcggaAGCAAAACagagatgggccggtcacatcatgagaagaatcgacgatagatggtctaaaagaacgctagagtggatcccaagagatgctaaacgccctcgatggagaccgccaacgaaatggggtgacgtgttcgcaacacggatggaccagctgagagctgaGCTGGATACGGTTCAAGGAGCCCGTCAATGTCaatcacgaaacttgagaacatcttggatgacaatggcgagggaacgaaacgagtggaagagatgctggggcccgcacgtccagtga
- a CDS encoding hypothetical protein (NECATOR_CHRIV.G14089.T2): protein MEADKDVTSLIAVSDITTESVTGIVQMPICKYEVDILDSNGCALDRYVLNDLEYPEDLLAGQEAHVYKYADRDSLYYQCQISLQVKENGECVRPICADFFNSPPFKVFHKNRQAYDRVLARLRDPEINRNTTTSFSQHASNYSQADVQEQINTN from the exons ATGGAAGCGGACAAAGATGTCACATCCCTGATTGCTGTCTCAGATATCACAACTGAAAGCGTTACAGGAATTGTACAGATGCCAATTTGTAAATATGAA GTGGATATTCTTGATTCAAATGGATGCGCATTGGATCGTTACGTTCTGAATGATCTTGAATATCCTGAAGATCTACTAGCTGGGCAG GAAGCACATGTTTATAAATACGCTGACCGAGACTCCCTCTATTACCAGTGCCAAATATCATTACAAGTGAAGGAGAACGGG GAATGTGTCAGACCTATTTGCGCCGATTTCTTCAACTCACCTCCATTTAAAGTATTCCACAAAAATAGACAAG CTTATGATCGGGTTCTTGCTAGATTGAGGGATCCGGAAATAAATAGGAACACGACGACTTCTTTTTCCCAACATGCATCCAATTACTCACAAG CGGACGTCCAAGAACAAATCAATACAAATTGA
- a CDS encoding hypothetical protein (NECATOR_CHRIV.G14088.T1) — MLSVWWGVMESAVSNCCRTTRQLLPRSTALKCKEWPTKSWKLWKKILELEWEVLPHPAFSPYLAPSDYHLFRSLQHHLEEKRYDDRDHLENDLRAFFASKSPEFYAKGIRDLVRGWQKVVDTDY, encoded by the coding sequence atgctgagcgtctggtggggagttaTGGAATCtgccgtttcgaactgctgccggacaacacgacagttactgccgaggtctactgcgctcaaatGCAAAGAATGGCCGACAAAATCTTGGAAActctggaagaaaattctggagctcgaATGGGAAGTTCTTCCGCACCCAGCGTTCAGCCCGTACTTGgccccgagcgactaccacctcttccgatcacttcagcatcacctggaagagaagcgctacgatgatcgtgatcACCtagaaaatgaccttcgggctttcttcgcctccaagtcgccggagttctacgccaaaggaatccgtgatcttgtgaggggttggcagaaggttgtcgatacTGATTATtag
- a CDS encoding hypothetical protein (NECATOR_CHRIV.G14087.T3), with the protein MKLQHPWIVALSLLFALESVTPIVLKCSHLKLMKTTTLRPYVSTTTVRFPSTPRLPVVCAALFPISNNNFTCLKYVGGYAWKTPFLCVCSGMSCVYEGELLKALSNIEQKTVYGTTTDESYVRELGQCIIDRIKKRRETHTTTEDFQNEDSEVDASHPLLSWYTRVIESDDDDDDEYCSRDESVDIVLLAAFLYITKKENPLEPFKDVLKRQKPETPGLPYEMKVFSNNLPKSVGNPWIGAYSKHGFWYKFHEGDKSDFDKLVALSSEQNSYMLNYDYVNAWEKAYGKMNVRIVVAKNLKREVMGGVVAIKKKDYTQIGTYFVMEEYRHSGIGSMLFKELLRGNEGVFQAMHHLLPTVERFGLDKCTGRRLNHIKIENPDGFPDLQENLSDGRVVSSDEFTPGNWHSVTIFDREASGEMRPIRELLALEDSATVAIFNNQDVCLGFGMSRELVGEGVRRILVGPLYATSQLFAEVITKAILNKYYNPQWDFDFNPDCFAIYRRSVEFLLPVEERMLPVILKLNGEEGKLSRERMWYQTCSSKKLPDARLDMVYVAGDLHSALV; encoded by the exons ATGAAACTTCA GCATCCCTGGATAGTCGcattatcattgttatttgCTCTTGAAAGTGTGACTCCTATTGTTCTAAAATGTTCACATCTAAAATTGATGAAGACAACGACTTTAAGACCATATGTCTCAACGACAACAGTGAGATTT CCATCCACTCCAAGACTACCTGTTGTATGTGCAGCCTTGTTTCCAATATCTAAT aataattttaCGTGTTTGAAATATGTAGGTGGTTACGCTTGGAAAACTCCTTTTCTATGTGTTTGTTCCGGCATGAGCTGTGTATACGAAGGAGAATTGCTG AAAGCTCTCAGTAATATTGAACAGAAAACCGTATACGGGACTACAACAGATGAATCTTATGTGCGCGAACTAGGACAGTGCATAATagatagaattaaaaaaagaagggagacTCACACCACTACAGAGGACTTTCAAAATGAGGATTCGGAGGTGGATG CTTCTCATCCGCTTCTCTCCTGGTACACTAGAGTTATAGAaagtgatgatgatgatgatgatgaataTTGTTCAAG AGATGAAAGTGTCGACATTGTTTTACTGGCAGCGTTTCTCTACATTACG aagaaagaaaaccctCTTGAACCATTCAAAGATGTCCTTAAACGACAAAAACCGGAAACTCCTGGACTACCGTATGAAATGAAG GTGTTCTCCAATAATCTCCCAAAATCAGTAGGCAATCCATGGATAGGAGCGTATTCCAAACACGGGTTTTGGTACAAATTCCATGAAGGAGACAAGAGTGATTTCGATAAG CTGGTTGCGCTCTCGTCCGAACAGAACTCCTACATGCTCAACTACGACTACGTGAATGCGTGGGAGAAAGCATACGGTAAAATGAACGTCCGCATAGTTGTGGCTAAAAACTTAA aacgcGAAGTAATGGGAGGAGTGGTTGctataaaaaagaaggattacACACAAATTGGGACCTACTTCGTAATGGAAGAGTATCGACATTCAGGAATCGGATCAATGCTTTTCAAGGAATTACTTCGTGGGAACGAAGGAGTATTTCAAGCAA TGCACCATCTGCTTCCCACTGTTGAAAGGTTTGGTCTTGATAAGTGCACTGGACGACGACTCAATCACATTAAAATCGAGAATCCTGATGGCTTTCCGGATTTGCAG GAAAACCTATCCGATGGTAGAGTCGTTTCTAGCGATGAATTCACTCCAGGAAATTGGCATTCAGTAACTATCTTTGATCGAGAGGCAAGTGGAGAAATGAGACCAATACGCGAATTGCTTGCGTTAGAAGATTCCGCAACTGTTGCTATTTTCAATAATCAG GATGTCTGCCTCGGCTTTGGAATGTCAAGAGAACTTGTTGGTGAAGGTGTACGAAGGATTCTCGTTGGACCATTATACGCGACTAGTCAACTATTTGCTGAAGTGATCACTAAAGCCATACTCAATAAATACTAC aatCCACAGTGGGATTTCGACTTCAATCCTGACTGTTTCGCGATCTACAGAAGAAGCGTCGAGTTTCTTCTGCCTGTTGAAGAAAGAATGCTTCCTGTGATCCTGAAACTCAatggagaagaaggaaaacttTCAAGAGAACGCATGTGGTACCAG acaTGCTCATCTAAAAAGCTTCCTGACGCAAGATTAGACATGGTTtacgtcgctggtgatcttcATTCGGCACTTGTCTGA
- a CDS encoding hypothetical protein (NECATOR_CHRIV.G14089.T1), which produces MNVFCNELKILLQVILLIVRSVAIPIDNGVDGDPEIECGASSIAVNLNTRNIFEGHVYVKPKFLTKVDRAYRVSCFYMEADKDVTSLIAVSDITTESVTGIVQMPICKYEILEGGPYGIPVQYSTIGQQVYHKWTCTSETVNTFCMVVHSCSVDDGNGDRVDILDSNGCALDRYVLNDLEYPEDLLAGQEAHVYKYADRDSLYYQCQISLQVKENGECVRPICADFFNSPPFKVFHKNRQGTCL; this is translated from the exons ATGAACGTCTTCTGCAACGAGCTAAAAATTCTACTGCAAGTTATTCTGCTCATCGTAAGAAGTGTTGCGATCCCCATTGATAATGGTGTCGACGGAGATCCAGAAATTGAATGTGGTGCTTCATCAATAGCTGTTAACTTGAACACTCGTAACATATTCGAAGGGCATGTTTACGTAAAA CCTAAATTCCTAACTAAAGTGGATCGTGCCTACCGAGTCTCCTGTTTCTACATGGAAGCGGACAAAGATGTCACATCCCTGATTGCTGTCTCAGATATCACAACTGAAAGCGTTACAGGAATTGTACAGATGCCAATTTGTAAATATGAA ATCCTGGAAGGTGGTCCTTATGGAATCCCAGTACAATATAGTACAATTGGTCAACAAGTATATCACAAATGGACCTGTACTAGTGAGACCG TAAACACGTTCTGTATGGTGGTGCATAGCTGCTCCGTGGATGATGGGAACGGAGATCGT GTGGATATTCTTGATTCAAATGGATGCGCATTGGATCGTTACGTTCTGAATGATCTTGAATATCCTGAAGATCTACTAGCTGGGCAG GAAGCACATGTTTATAAATACGCTGACCGAGACTCCCTCTATTACCAGTGCCAAATATCATTACAAGTGAAGGAGAACGGG GAATGTGTCAGACCTATTTGCGCCGATTTCTTCAACTCACCTCCATTTAAAGTATTCCACAAAAATAGACAAGGTACATGTCTTTGa
- a CDS encoding hypothetical protein (NECATOR_CHRIV.G14087.T4) yields MKLQHPWIVALSLLFALESVTPIVLKCSHLKLMKTTTLRPYVSTTTVRFPSTPRLPVVCAALFPISNVCDFEKPYTLPDFHDYYPIIQIDVQNNFTCLKYVGGYAWKTPFLCVCSGMSCVYEGELLKALSNIEQKTVYGTTTDESYVRELGQCIIDRIKKRRETHTTTEDFQNEDSEVDASHPLLSWYTRVIESDDDDDDEYCSRDESVDIVLLAAFLYITKKENPLEPFKDVLKRQKPETPGLPYEMKVFSNNLPKSVGNPWIGAYSKHGFWYKFHEGDKSDFDKLVALSSEQNSYMLNYDYVNAWEKAYGKMNVRIVVAKNLKREVMGGVVAIKKKDYTQIGTYFVMEEYRHSGIGSMLFKELLRGNEGVFQAMHHLLPTVERFGLDKCTGRRLNHIKIENPDGFPDLQENLSDGRVVSSDEFTPGNWHSVTIFDREASGEMRPIRELLALEDSATVAIFNNQDVCLGFGMSRELVGEGVRRILVGPLYATSQLFAEVITKAILNKYYNPQWDFDFNPDCFAIYRRSVEFLLPVEERMLPVILKLNGEEGKLSRERMWYQTCSSKKLPDARLDMVYVAGDLHSALV; encoded by the exons ATGAAACTTCA GCATCCCTGGATAGTCGcattatcattgttatttgCTCTTGAAAGTGTGACTCCTATTGTTCTAAAATGTTCACATCTAAAATTGATGAAGACAACGACTTTAAGACCATATGTCTCAACGACAACAGTGAGATTT CCATCCACTCCAAGACTACCTGTTGTATGTGCAGCCTTGTTTCCAATATCTAATGTATGTGATTTCGAGAAACCGTATACACTCCCAGATTTTCATGACTATTATCCGATTATCCAGATAGATGTTCAG aataattttaCGTGTTTGAAATATGTAGGTGGTTACGCTTGGAAAACTCCTTTTCTATGTGTTTGTTCCGGCATGAGCTGTGTATACGAAGGAGAATTGCTG AAAGCTCTCAGTAATATTGAACAGAAAACCGTATACGGGACTACAACAGATGAATCTTATGTGCGCGAACTAGGACAGTGCATAATagatagaattaaaaaaagaagggagacTCACACCACTACAGAGGACTTTCAAAATGAGGATTCGGAGGTGGATG CTTCTCATCCGCTTCTCTCCTGGTACACTAGAGTTATAGAaagtgatgatgatgatgatgatgaataTTGTTCAAG AGATGAAAGTGTCGACATTGTTTTACTGGCAGCGTTTCTCTACATTACG aagaaagaaaaccctCTTGAACCATTCAAAGATGTCCTTAAACGACAAAAACCGGAAACTCCTGGACTACCGTATGAAATGAAG GTGTTCTCCAATAATCTCCCAAAATCAGTAGGCAATCCATGGATAGGAGCGTATTCCAAACACGGGTTTTGGTACAAATTCCATGAAGGAGACAAGAGTGATTTCGATAAG CTGGTTGCGCTCTCGTCCGAACAGAACTCCTACATGCTCAACTACGACTACGTGAATGCGTGGGAGAAAGCATACGGTAAAATGAACGTCCGCATAGTTGTGGCTAAAAACTTAA aacgcGAAGTAATGGGAGGAGTGGTTGctataaaaaagaaggattacACACAAATTGGGACCTACTTCGTAATGGAAGAGTATCGACATTCAGGAATCGGATCAATGCTTTTCAAGGAATTACTTCGTGGGAACGAAGGAGTATTTCAAGCAA TGCACCATCTGCTTCCCACTGTTGAAAGGTTTGGTCTTGATAAGTGCACTGGACGACGACTCAATCACATTAAAATCGAGAATCCTGATGGCTTTCCGGATTTGCAG GAAAACCTATCCGATGGTAGAGTCGTTTCTAGCGATGAATTCACTCCAGGAAATTGGCATTCAGTAACTATCTTTGATCGAGAGGCAAGTGGAGAAATGAGACCAATACGCGAATTGCTTGCGTTAGAAGATTCCGCAACTGTTGCTATTTTCAATAATCAG GATGTCTGCCTCGGCTTTGGAATGTCAAGAGAACTTGTTGGTGAAGGTGTACGAAGGATTCTCGTTGGACCATTATACGCGACTAGTCAACTATTTGCTGAAGTGATCACTAAAGCCATACTCAATAAATACTAC aatCCACAGTGGGATTTCGACTTCAATCCTGACTGTTTCGCGATCTACAGAAGAAGCGTCGAGTTTCTTCTGCCTGTTGAAGAAAGAATGCTTCCTGTGATCCTGAAACTCAatggagaagaaggaaaacttTCAAGAGAACGCATGTGGTACCAG acaTGCTCATCTAAAAAGCTTCCTGACGCAAGATTAGACATGGTTtacgtcgctggtgatcttcATTCGGCACTTGTCTGA
- a CDS encoding hypothetical protein (NECATOR_CHRIV.G14094.T1) codes for MNTTYDVRSTAVSLSTTKTSRTETSAVSKTECFPLDNRYKWSMNVFSKTNMAVLRKEFIKHKKYKPLCFTFEACKKNEPKNRYDDVICIDATRVILKGRPPDDDYIHANWMIMPDQQKYICTQGPLQETLIDFWQMIFTEGCNVIVMLCSFKEGKNEKCAVYHPKTKDECGKFGPFRVFLMESKKSPFNGVSYKVLSVRRAKTTSYEVHHLAYPDWPDHTAPTDPAPIVCMMKFARFLAKGNPITVHCSAGIGRSATFVDYAMQRIRQDSTVSMVDVLKELRNQRYQSVQGIIQYVFLYICVLEGFAYILGWPVFTGRAGPSISSTRFVPSPLSSKMFSSFVIDIDGLLEPYPAQLSAGPSVLRTRHPISLAVSIEGV; via the exons GAATGTTTTCCGCTAGACAATCGTTACAAATGGTCGATGAATGTATTTTCAAAAACG AATATGGCAGTGCTAAGGAAAGAATTCATAAAGCACAAAAAGTACAAACCTCTTTGTTTCACCTTTGAAGCTTGTAAGAAAAATGAACCTAAAAATAG ATATGACGATGTGATATGTATTGACGCCACACGTGTTATTCTCAAGGGAAGACCTCCGGATGACGACTACATTCACGCGAACTGGATGATAATGCCGGATCAGCAGAAATATATCTGCACACAG GGTCCTCTCCAAGAAACGCTGATAGATTTTTGGCAGATGATTTTTACGGAAGGGTGCAATGTTATTGTAATGTTATGCTCATTCAAAGAAG gaaagaacgaaaaatgcGCAGTTTATCATCCGAAGACAAAAGACGAGTGTGGAAAGTTTGGCCCGTTCAGAGTATTTCTAatggaatcgaaaaaaagtccTTTTAATGGTGTCAGTTACAAGGTGTTATCTGTCAGAAGAGCGAA GACTACCTCGTATGAAGTACATCACTTGGCATATCCGGATTGGCCCGACCACACAGCTCCTACAGATCCAGCTCCAATTGTGTGTATGATGAAATTTGCTCGATTCTTAGCTAAAGGAAATCCGATCACTGTACATTGTTCCGCTGGAATTGGTCGTTCAGCCACGTTTGTTG ATTATGCTATGCAACGAATTCGACAAGACAGTACTGTAAGCATGGTGGATGTTCTGAAAGAGTTGAGAAACCAGCGTTATCAGAGCGTTCAAGGAATTATTCAATACGTTTTCCTGTACATTTGCGTTCTCGAAGGTTTTGCATAT ATACTtggatggcccgtcttcactggacgtgcgggccccagcatctcttccactcgtttcgttccctcgccattgtcatccaagatgttctcaagtttcgtgattGACATTGACGGGCTCCTTGAACCGTATCCAGCtcagctctcagctggtccatccgtgttgcgaacacgtcaccccatttcgttggcggtctccatcgagggcgtttag
- a CDS encoding hypothetical protein (NECATOR_CHRIV.G14087.T2) yields MIQKKENPLEPFKDVLKRQKPETPGLPYEMKVFSNNLPKSVGNPWIGAYSKHGFWYKFHEGDKSDFDKLVALSSEQNSYMLNYDYVNAWEKAYGKMNVRIVVAKNLKREVMGGVVAIKKKDYTQIGTYFVMEEYRHSGIGSMLFKELLRGNEGVFQAMHHLLPTVERFGLDKCTGRRLNHIKIENPDGFPDLQENLSDGRVVSSDEFTPGNWHSVTIFDREASGEMRPIRELLALEDSATVAIFNNQDVCLGFGMSRELVGEGVRRILVGPLYATSQLFAEVITKAILNKYYNPQWDFDFNPDCFAIYRRSVEFLLPVEERMLPVILKLNGEEGKLSRERMWYQTCSSKKLPDARLDMVYVAGDLHSALV; encoded by the exons ATgatccagaagaaagaaaaccctCTTGAACCATTCAAAGATGTCCTTAAACGACAAAAACCGGAAACTCCTGGACTACCGTATGAAATGAAG GTGTTCTCCAATAATCTCCCAAAATCAGTAGGCAATCCATGGATAGGAGCGTATTCCAAACACGGGTTTTGGTACAAATTCCATGAAGGAGACAAGAGTGATTTCGATAAG CTGGTTGCGCTCTCGTCCGAACAGAACTCCTACATGCTCAACTACGACTACGTGAATGCGTGGGAGAAAGCATACGGTAAAATGAACGTCCGCATAGTTGTGGCTAAAAACTTAA aacgcGAAGTAATGGGAGGAGTGGTTGctataaaaaagaaggattacACACAAATTGGGACCTACTTCGTAATGGAAGAGTATCGACATTCAGGAATCGGATCAATGCTTTTCAAGGAATTACTTCGTGGGAACGAAGGAGTATTTCAAGCAA TGCACCATCTGCTTCCCACTGTTGAAAGGTTTGGTCTTGATAAGTGCACTGGACGACGACTCAATCACATTAAAATCGAGAATCCTGATGGCTTTCCGGATTTGCAG GAAAACCTATCCGATGGTAGAGTCGTTTCTAGCGATGAATTCACTCCAGGAAATTGGCATTCAGTAACTATCTTTGATCGAGAGGCAAGTGGAGAAATGAGACCAATACGCGAATTGCTTGCGTTAGAAGATTCCGCAACTGTTGCTATTTTCAATAATCAG GATGTCTGCCTCGGCTTTGGAATGTCAAGAGAACTTGTTGGTGAAGGTGTACGAAGGATTCTCGTTGGACCATTATACGCGACTAGTCAACTATTTGCTGAAGTGATCACTAAAGCCATACTCAATAAATACTAC aatCCACAGTGGGATTTCGACTTCAATCCTGACTGTTTCGCGATCTACAGAAGAAGCGTCGAGTTTCTTCTGCCTGTTGAAGAAAGAATGCTTCCTGTGATCCTGAAACTCAatggagaagaaggaaaacttTCAAGAGAACGCATGTGGTACCAG acaTGCTCATCTAAAAAGCTTCCTGACGCAAGATTAGACATGGTTtacgtcgctggtgatcttcATTCGGCACTTGTCTGA
- a CDS encoding hypothetical protein (NECATOR_CHRIV.G14090.T1), with product MHSSRAGGKERSYIEGRVADSRLVRLRRSSRNNFDPSLTVDVRAELTALDITNEVERRPVVKAKLAVAWLLSLGKNLFATPAYSLPPYPAHWALPSQTSDAREQCPQTLTCMPFSELQSVKFHVIALQETKCKRSDVRQMNDGSVVIRVEKVPSRNVGDVDFVVHPSVVHLVDPHKILSPRLAILCLRPLRQKSISIINCYSPTSAADESELNAVYEELEEVIRNEKSFYKFVVGEFNAKLGKATEEEYRIGKFGLGDRNENGNRLAGLLFTACLFHGNSLSMKKDHRWWTWESPNGVRRSTTYSPTGGGVYLTSQ from the exons ATGCACTCTTCACGAGCAG GAGGTAAAGAGCGGTCCTACATCGAAGGAAGAGTTGCAGACTCGCGATTAGTCCGCTTACGAAGAAGCTCAAG aaATAATTTCGATCCATCGCTAACAGTAGATGTACGAGCTGAATTGACGGCTTTGGATATTACAAATGAA gttgaacgacgacctgtggtgaaagctaagctcgccgtggcatggctgcttagtttggggaaaaatctctttgccactccagcatattcactgcctccgtaccctgcacactgggccctgccgtctcagacgtcggacg cgcgagaacagtgtccacagacgctgacctgcatgccgttctcggagctgcagagcgtcaaatttcacgtgattgctctgcaggagaccaagtgcaaaaggagcgacgtacgacagatgaatgacggttcTGTCGTTATTCGTgtagagaaggttccgtcgcgaaatgtaggcgatgttgattttgttgtgcatccatctgtcgtccacCTTGTCGACCCTCAcaagatcctgtcacctcgccTGGCCATTCTttgcctccgccctctgcgccaaaaatccatcagtatcatcaattgctactcaccaacatcagcagctgatgaatccgaactGAACGCggtttacgaggagctggaggaagtaatccgcaacgagaagtccttctacaaattcgttgtcggagaattcaacgcaaaactaggaaaggccacagaagaggaatacaggattggaaaatttggactaggggaccggaatgaaaatggcaatcgtctcgccgggctgttgttcACCGCTTGCCTCTTTCATGGAAACTctctttccatgaaaaaagatcatcgttggtggacatgggaatcgccgaatggcgtgcggagatcgaccacatactcaccaaccggaggtggtgtctacttgacgtctcagtag